In one Brevibacterium sp. CBA3109 genomic region, the following are encoded:
- a CDS encoding lipopolysaccharide biosynthesis protein, which translates to MHSSRSSFALVTLGNVAVAGAQWYLVWLFAQQSGPIAVGHYSTLIAIMTPVFIATQLGLRNLFVTLRQTVRWRIYLGCRLSTVGLSILIITGLVVVGPAQIDSELAVPLLMIKVSDSIGDLFYARLQKTERLFAFGLILIGVATVSAITVTAVILMTGSVVTALWSAAVVSGAGALVTIWVASAKPPETPDAVESRTSVRDEIRALISAGVPMSLMQGVYSLLSYVPLAVVTWFGSPSDVGRYASAAYLVVFANLVGASIETVVLPAFRTIHDNEGPVILRRRVKRLCAIALTSLVPFVVLALFIGPWLLSTIYGADFILSREAVLFLALAALCTLPTYLASANLLVLNRYWATFFVGAAAIGTVLAGGGIAGLAGMAAVEAGCLAVFIGSLTRLMGEFYCSRPRRESSPVSL; encoded by the coding sequence ATGCACAGTTCCCGATCCTCTTTCGCGCTGGTCACTTTGGGCAATGTCGCGGTTGCCGGCGCCCAGTGGTATCTGGTGTGGCTGTTCGCTCAGCAGAGCGGACCGATCGCCGTCGGCCACTACTCGACGCTGATCGCGATCATGACACCGGTATTCATCGCCACGCAGCTCGGTCTGCGCAACCTCTTCGTCACCCTGAGGCAGACTGTGCGCTGGCGCATCTATCTCGGATGCCGACTGTCCACTGTCGGTCTGTCTATCCTCATCATCACCGGTTTGGTCGTCGTCGGGCCTGCTCAGATCGACTCTGAGCTCGCTGTCCCGCTGCTCATGATCAAGGTCAGCGATTCGATCGGTGATCTGTTCTATGCCCGACTGCAGAAGACCGAGCGTCTCTTCGCCTTCGGTCTCATCCTCATCGGCGTGGCCACTGTCAGCGCAATCACGGTCACCGCGGTGATCCTCATGACCGGATCAGTCGTCACCGCACTGTGGTCCGCTGCAGTGGTGTCAGGCGCGGGCGCCCTGGTCACCATCTGGGTCGCATCCGCCAAACCACCCGAAACTCCAGATGCCGTAGAGTCACGGACCTCGGTACGTGACGAAATTCGTGCGCTCATCTCCGCAGGAGTCCCGATGTCGCTGATGCAGGGAGTCTATTCCCTGCTGTCCTATGTGCCGCTTGCCGTGGTCACCTGGTTCGGATCACCCAGCGACGTCGGACGCTACGCTTCGGCCGCCTACCTCGTCGTCTTCGCCAACCTGGTCGGCGCGTCGATCGAAACAGTGGTGTTGCCGGCCTTTCGCACCATCCACGACAACGAGGGCCCCGTGATTCTGCGACGCAGAGTGAAGCGGCTGTGCGCGATCGCCTTGACCAGTCTCGTCCCCTTCGTCGTGCTTGCACTATTCATCGGACCATGGCTGCTGTCGACTATCTACGGTGCCGATTTCATCCTCTCCCGAGAAGCTGTGCTCTTCCTTGCCCTGGCAGCGCTCTGCACATTGCCGACCTATCTGGCATCGGCGAATCTGCTTGTCCTCAACCGCTATTGGGCGACCTTCTTCGTCGGCGCTGCTGCGATCGGCACAGTTCTCGCAGGCGGCGGCATCGCCGGCTTGGCTGGAATGGCCGCTGTGGAAGCGGGATGTCTCGCAGTGTTCATCGGCTCGCTGACACGCCTGATGGGCGAGTTCTACTGTTCCCGACCCCGTCGCGAGTCATCGCCAGTCTCACTCTGA
- a CDS encoding low molecular weight phosphatase family protein has product MTTRGEPTDSITRSAEAGRSEAFRILVVCTGNLFRSPLAAGLLQQGLDEVAPGRFALDSAGTAGVVGVGVTDNVASLAADWGFDLSEFRAKRLQRAHVIDADLVIGLERWHRSQVVTLEPRALRRTFTLREFARIIHPLASDEESAYRQRWENLVARAQRSRMPARGGPDFDDVVDPHDEWDVLSPVMIDQMLPSVFEIVDWEYRNGKLSRA; this is encoded by the coding sequence GTGACGACCAGGGGTGAGCCGACCGACTCGATTACTCGGTCCGCCGAGGCTGGCCGCAGCGAAGCTTTCAGAATCCTCGTCGTCTGCACCGGAAATCTGTTTCGTTCGCCGCTCGCCGCCGGACTGCTCCAACAGGGGCTCGACGAAGTCGCTCCCGGTCGGTTCGCCCTCGACAGTGCAGGGACCGCGGGCGTGGTCGGGGTAGGGGTGACCGATAATGTGGCCTCTCTTGCGGCAGACTGGGGATTCGACCTCAGCGAGTTTCGCGCCAAACGTCTGCAGCGCGCCCATGTCATCGACGCGGATCTGGTGATCGGCTTGGAGCGGTGGCATCGGAGCCAGGTGGTGACCCTTGAACCGCGCGCACTCAGACGAACCTTCACACTGCGAGAGTTCGCTCGCATCATTCATCCCCTTGCGAGTGACGAGGAATCCGCGTACCGACAGCGCTGGGAGAACCTGGTCGCTCGGGCACAACGCTCCCGCATGCCAGCTCGCGGTGGGCCTGACTTCGATGATGTGGTTGATCCGCATGACGAATGGGACGTGCTCAGCCCGGTGATGATCGACCAGATGCTTCCGAGCGTGTTTGAAATAGTCGACTGGGAGTACCGGAACGGCAAACTCAGCCGGGCCTGA
- a CDS encoding polysaccharide biosynthesis tyrosine autokinase, translated as MSIIDFMRIVRKNIVLLIVMIATGGLGGVGVFLLLPDEYTSQTELFVSTVEASNPDQKQIASAFVQERLRTYVELADSRRVLEPVIGDLDLKLSPEKLADYVSASSDHGTVLLTVSARATTPGDAARLSEAVAGSLTTTITDLESRHGKAQSGIRLAVANDASLPSTTSGPALWQCAAIGILLGAALGIALALFRSAVDSKVRDIAGIREVTAAPILASVPVRNESSTRPEPTASYQDTPYAEAIRRLRANLRFARVEDSNNVIAVTSSVPAEGKTSTSVQLAISLAQSGQRVVLVDVDLRQPAVADRLGLENSAGLTTALLRTADVHDLLQPWGQDELYVLTAGDKVSNPVELIDSKSMSKLMTVLCNDFDTVILDCPPVLPVADGLLLAKIAGRIIHVIAVNESSRNELEEALSDLSVVDTPLSLVVNKVPLGHSDLTGYTKTYSALVPAGGLSRAAGHAATAIGEGTSLNERTEPVGWLPGGFGAKQSTRTPRVWPGSRTRSSAQRARGSGRLTERSDRSGKEPDQPDTGAVQATRIIGVGERTSEQ; from the coding sequence ATGAGCATCATCGACTTTATGCGGATTGTGCGGAAGAACATCGTCCTGCTGATCGTGATGATTGCGACAGGCGGTCTTGGCGGTGTGGGGGTCTTTCTCCTGCTCCCCGATGAGTACACCTCGCAGACCGAGCTGTTCGTGTCCACGGTCGAGGCCTCGAACCCAGATCAGAAGCAGATTGCGTCTGCCTTCGTCCAGGAACGGCTGCGAACGTATGTTGAGCTTGCTGATTCCCGACGTGTGCTCGAGCCGGTTATAGGGGATCTGGACTTGAAACTCAGCCCCGAGAAGCTGGCTGACTATGTTTCGGCCTCTTCCGATCACGGGACCGTGCTGCTCACTGTCAGCGCAAGGGCCACGACACCGGGCGATGCCGCTCGATTGTCCGAGGCGGTCGCAGGCAGCCTCACCACGACGATCACCGATCTCGAGTCCCGTCACGGCAAGGCGCAGTCTGGTATCCGTCTGGCTGTGGCAAACGATGCGAGTCTTCCCTCGACGACGAGTGGGCCGGCTCTGTGGCAGTGTGCAGCTATCGGAATCCTGTTGGGGGCGGCACTGGGCATCGCGCTTGCGCTGTTCCGCTCGGCCGTGGATTCAAAAGTCCGCGATATCGCCGGCATCCGCGAAGTCACCGCTGCGCCGATTCTCGCTTCGGTGCCTGTGCGCAACGAGTCCTCAACACGCCCCGAGCCGACAGCGAGCTACCAGGATACTCCTTATGCAGAGGCGATTCGGCGCCTTCGCGCCAACTTGCGATTCGCTCGAGTCGAAGACTCGAACAACGTCATTGCCGTCACCTCATCGGTGCCCGCTGAAGGGAAGACATCGACCAGTGTGCAACTGGCGATTTCGCTGGCACAGTCCGGGCAGAGAGTGGTTCTGGTTGATGTCGACCTGCGCCAACCTGCCGTAGCCGACAGACTTGGACTAGAGAACTCCGCGGGGCTGACAACAGCCCTTCTGAGGACCGCAGATGTTCACGATCTGCTGCAACCGTGGGGCCAGGATGAGCTCTATGTGCTGACTGCAGGCGACAAGGTGTCCAACCCGGTGGAACTCATCGACTCGAAGTCAATGTCCAAACTAATGACGGTTCTGTGCAATGATTTCGACACCGTCATCCTCGACTGCCCACCAGTGCTCCCGGTCGCGGACGGACTGCTGTTGGCCAAGATTGCCGGGCGGATCATCCACGTCATCGCGGTGAATGAGAGTTCACGCAATGAGCTGGAGGAAGCGCTGAGCGATCTGTCCGTGGTCGACACGCCGCTCAGCCTCGTCGTCAACAAGGTTCCCTTGGGGCATTCCGACCTGACCGGATACACGAAGACCTACTCGGCGCTGGTGCCGGCAGGTGGCTTGTCCCGTGCAGCCGGCCACGCCGCGACGGCCATTGGGGAAGGGACGTCCCTCAACGAACGAACGGAGCCGGTCGGATGGCTGCCGGGAGGGTTCGGTGCCAAGCAGTCCACGCGCACACCTCGAGTGTGGCCCGGAAGCCGGACCCGGTCGAGCGCACAGCGAGCCCGGGGATCCGGGCGCTTGACAGAACGCTCCGATCGATCTGGCAAAGAACCCGATCAGCCGGACACCGGAGCAGTCCAGGCGACCAGGATAATCGGGGTAGGAGAACGGACCTCGGAGCAGTGA
- a CDS encoding sugar transferase, with protein MIGYHLVKRLLDILGALAALVLLAPVIAVVGVLVLLCLGSPMFFTQERVTKGERVFRLWKFRSMLNADPDRGLVSDGQRMTRFGRMLRASSLDELPSLWNVLRGDMSLIGPRPLPTCYLPHYSDQQRRRHQARGGLSGLAQVSGRNSVRWDDRFDLDVEYVDTVSFGLDLRILMRTVRIVLRADGISQDGEATAENFGGTLKSDLLVFEQRTRTETITTWAVSSTAGEEIGYCEMTALNANSLLIRFDDWSEAEPDVEIRREVVRLLTNRTRATEADFAVCALFADSPNRSVLTEAGFYEIADPDEQLKFGHQPAAGRIVAVCRLWPNETADADWSRFIPPGRVQAGVGRGSSAMQGLPKPDAGQRRAQL; from the coding sequence ATGATCGGATATCACCTCGTCAAAAGACTGCTGGACATCCTCGGCGCTTTGGCCGCTCTGGTTCTGCTGGCACCGGTCATCGCCGTTGTCGGTGTCCTGGTCCTCCTCTGCCTCGGCTCGCCGATGTTCTTCACGCAGGAGCGAGTGACGAAGGGCGAACGGGTCTTCCGGCTGTGGAAATTTCGCAGCATGCTCAACGCCGACCCTGACCGGGGACTTGTCTCCGATGGACAGAGGATGACTCGCTTCGGTCGGATGCTGCGGGCGAGCAGCTTGGACGAACTGCCCAGTCTGTGGAATGTGCTGCGTGGCGACATGAGCCTGATTGGTCCGCGTCCATTGCCCACCTGCTATCTTCCGCATTATTCGGATCAGCAGCGTCGTCGACATCAGGCGCGTGGAGGGCTGAGCGGATTGGCCCAAGTCAGCGGTCGCAATAGTGTGCGCTGGGATGACAGATTCGACCTTGACGTCGAATACGTGGATACGGTGAGCTTCGGCCTCGATCTGCGCATACTCATGCGCACAGTGAGAATCGTTCTGCGCGCCGATGGGATCAGCCAGGACGGCGAAGCGACAGCGGAGAATTTCGGCGGCACCTTGAAATCGGACCTGTTGGTGTTTGAGCAGCGCACCCGGACCGAGACCATCACGACATGGGCGGTGAGCAGCACCGCAGGCGAAGAGATCGGATACTGCGAGATGACGGCCTTGAACGCGAACTCGCTGCTCATCCGTTTCGACGACTGGTCGGAAGCGGAACCGGATGTCGAGATCCGGAGAGAGGTCGTCAGGCTGTTGACCAACCGGACGCGGGCAACCGAGGCCGATTTTGCCGTGTGTGCACTCTTCGCCGACAGCCCGAATCGCTCGGTTCTGACTGAGGCAGGATTCTACGAGATCGCTGACCCTGACGAACAGCTGAAATTCGGGCACCAGCCCGCAGCCGGCCGGATCGTCGCCGTCTGCCGGCTGTGGCCGAATGAGACTGCCGATGCTGATTGGAGTCGATTCATTCCTCCTGGTCGCGTGCAGGCCGGGGTAGGTCGCGGAAGTTCGGCGATGCAGGGCCTCCCGAAGCCGGATGCAGGCCAAAGGCGAGCGCAGCTGTGA
- a CDS encoding helix-turn-helix transcriptional regulator has translation MYALIRRAELDQLGNLLDRHSAAAVISPPGLGGDEMLMVLEAESTVPVIRVPNGRTEFVRTYAGLEILLASLRSLKLGDFESTELESRLRAENSDSPESVREIADEVTRLIGSMESEHGVLVIVPGADELDQPSQLVLGHMLRRMAGHRVKIAVSTGALSPTSLLAGVPSVELRHLSDSRMHELAEELTSGRVAAGVAAVAVRTASGRPSALHQLLERLPSNQMEGSQALDLPLRLGPNADGMVSAAKNGLGDEAEVLLGLMSLAPLSPRPAVLGASREAQEWFSELESRGTVEKDGVYCRFSEELARVCKHRTLSVDERLAGHSLLAQRCEEGYPELHHWHRSFIDATEETPCQLLADSCALVSEGLDWAGIEFAERALALSMELGPVSTLLNDLAAALIDRGQIDFALRYLTYAARSTDVRVLVRARTLRVWAEFLVQQSVPLRLRNQWSRSEVTTAPAEVAHLQLVIALCHALRRETAEAHELLDNASNLSAHFDDRSLRLYRSLDVLLECGRGHDDRAMEDFRALDVAEDSDPVCLLLLSMGLMAAENYDSALATLDCLDTCGAREPIWDTQSKCVRAEIAIRRGDIGLAIALIDKCAASDTSGGMIRRDRQLLLQCWSLLAQGRASDAETIEAALTVHAMASQNHSIMAELNAIQGNYLLRMGLPAEAVRHLHRCEELAMRELNPNVIRYEPDLIEALIATGRREHAGMLIRVFHGRVERVPSRWAELALERSRILLLPEAAGLEAMGRLLGSWRPEDSQFDKGVTLLVMANRLAESGAHGGAAERARLAVGIFREVGSDHLADTALPDRTEARTEPAHNSLLDRLSTDERAVVDLVREGLKNREIAPRIFVSLRTVELRLTSVYRKLNVTSRTGLIARLANGAGLPVA, from the coding sequence ATGTATGCGTTGATCCGCCGCGCCGAGCTTGATCAGCTGGGCAACCTGCTTGATCGTCACAGTGCGGCCGCGGTCATCAGCCCACCGGGTCTGGGCGGTGATGAGATGCTCATGGTTTTGGAAGCTGAGTCGACTGTCCCTGTCATCCGAGTACCCAACGGCCGGACGGAGTTCGTTCGGACCTATGCGGGCTTGGAGATCCTTCTCGCCTCGCTGCGCTCGCTCAAACTCGGGGACTTCGAATCGACGGAGCTGGAGAGCCGGCTGAGAGCAGAGAATTCCGACAGCCCAGAGTCGGTTCGGGAGATTGCGGACGAGGTCACTCGGCTGATCGGCAGCATGGAATCGGAACACGGCGTTCTGGTCATCGTCCCGGGAGCCGACGAGTTGGACCAGCCCTCGCAGCTCGTCCTCGGTCATATGCTGCGGCGGATGGCAGGGCATAGAGTGAAAATCGCAGTCTCGACCGGGGCACTGTCCCCGACCAGTCTGCTGGCCGGTGTCCCCAGCGTGGAGCTGCGGCATCTGAGCGACAGTCGAATGCACGAGCTGGCAGAAGAGCTGACATCCGGACGTGTTGCCGCTGGAGTCGCCGCTGTGGCAGTGCGGACCGCCTCGGGGCGCCCGTCGGCTTTGCACCAGTTGCTCGAACGCCTGCCTTCGAACCAGATGGAGGGATCGCAGGCGCTGGACCTGCCATTGCGCTTGGGGCCGAATGCTGACGGGATGGTCTCGGCTGCGAAGAACGGCCTCGGTGATGAGGCCGAAGTGCTGCTGGGTCTCATGTCATTGGCTCCGCTGTCTCCGCGGCCCGCAGTCCTCGGAGCGTCTCGAGAAGCACAGGAATGGTTCTCGGAACTTGAATCCCGGGGCACGGTCGAGAAAGACGGTGTGTACTGCCGCTTCTCGGAGGAGCTGGCTCGTGTCTGCAAACATCGGACATTGAGTGTTGATGAGCGCTTAGCTGGTCACTCGCTGCTCGCGCAGCGGTGCGAGGAGGGCTATCCCGAACTTCACCATTGGCATCGGTCCTTCATCGATGCCACAGAGGAGACTCCGTGTCAGCTTCTTGCTGATTCCTGTGCACTGGTTTCGGAGGGACTGGACTGGGCCGGAATCGAGTTCGCCGAACGAGCTCTCGCTCTCAGCATGGAACTCGGACCGGTCTCCACGCTGCTGAATGATCTCGCTGCGGCTCTGATCGACCGTGGGCAGATCGATTTCGCACTGCGCTACCTCACCTACGCTGCTCGAAGCACAGATGTGAGAGTCCTCGTCCGAGCTCGCACGCTGCGTGTGTGGGCCGAATTCCTCGTCCAGCAGTCTGTACCTCTGCGTCTGCGCAACCAGTGGAGCCGCAGCGAAGTCACAACTGCGCCCGCCGAGGTGGCCCATCTGCAATTGGTTATCGCCCTGTGCCATGCGCTGAGGAGAGAAACAGCCGAGGCACACGAGCTGTTGGACAATGCGAGCAACCTGAGCGCTCACTTCGATGATCGATCGCTGCGGCTGTACCGTTCTCTGGACGTTCTGCTCGAATGTGGGCGGGGTCATGACGACCGTGCAATGGAGGACTTCAGGGCGCTCGACGTGGCCGAAGATTCGGACCCGGTCTGCCTGCTCCTGCTCTCCATGGGCCTAATGGCAGCTGAGAACTACGACTCGGCCCTCGCGACGCTGGACTGTCTGGACACGTGTGGGGCACGGGAGCCCATTTGGGACACACAGTCCAAGTGTGTGCGCGCCGAGATCGCGATTCGCCGAGGCGATATCGGCCTGGCCATCGCGCTCATCGATAAGTGCGCGGCCTCGGATACCTCCGGTGGAATGATTCGACGAGATCGTCAGCTGCTGTTGCAGTGCTGGAGTCTTCTTGCGCAGGGTCGTGCCAGTGACGCGGAGACGATCGAAGCGGCGCTGACGGTGCACGCCATGGCCTCCCAGAACCACAGTATTATGGCTGAACTCAATGCGATCCAGGGCAACTATCTGCTGCGCATGGGTCTTCCCGCCGAGGCAGTGCGCCATCTGCATCGCTGCGAAGAGTTGGCCATGCGTGAGCTCAACCCCAATGTCATCCGCTATGAACCGGATCTCATAGAGGCCCTGATCGCCACCGGACGACGAGAACATGCGGGGATGCTGATCCGGGTCTTTCACGGCAGAGTCGAGAGGGTGCCCTCACGTTGGGCGGAACTCGCGCTCGAGCGCTCGCGCATCCTTCTGCTCCCCGAGGCTGCGGGGCTCGAAGCCATGGGCCGGCTGCTCGGCTCGTGGCGCCCCGAGGACTCACAGTTCGATAAGGGAGTGACTCTCCTGGTGATGGCCAATCGTCTGGCCGAATCCGGTGCTCATGGGGGTGCGGCCGAGCGGGCACGCCTCGCGGTCGGAATCTTCCGCGAGGTCGGTTCGGACCATTTGGCCGACACCGCTCTACCCGACCGGACGGAAGCCCGAACGGAGCCGGCGCACAATAGTCTGCTTGACCGATTGAGCACAGATGAGCGGGCAGTCGTCGATCTGGTGCGGGAGGGCCTGAAGAACCGGGAGATCGCCCCGCGGATATTCGTCTCCCTGCGCACGGTGGAACTGCGGCTGACCTCTGTGTACCGAAAACTCAACGTCACCTCGCGGACCGGACTCATCGCTCGGTTGGCCAATGGCGCCGGACTTCCCGTGGCCTGA
- a CDS encoding ATP-grasp domain-containing protein, whose product MTAESVTIVIGSAGRRLYLIDWFRAAFDTFGLNGRIIVAENDPSSAAASYGDETRLLPRYSDPGYGDAILRLIDEVEPRLFLSANDYELMQLHVNTGIADSLRDRGVFVPGVSAAWQVGCADKLRMAQMLEGVDVPTPKTVMGSDLDSLLADAGERDEFVVKHRFGSRSSGLAVVARGEVDEAVANSAKSVPPRADRTDPRDDVIVQPRMPGSEYGVDIVSSLLDPGPLTGVFARRKLRMRAGETDKAVTVDPGPFREASGKISRSAGLSGLIDVDMFLDDQGRASVIDINPRFGGGYPFVHLAGADVPLYYTGQIFGIPVDEGWNQYEAGVVSAKYQETRVTARGSREGNDSSTSVEHT is encoded by the coding sequence TTGACAGCTGAATCTGTGACGATAGTGATCGGCTCCGCAGGCCGACGGCTCTATCTCATTGACTGGTTTCGCGCCGCATTCGACACGTTCGGTCTCAACGGGCGAATCATCGTCGCGGAGAACGACCCTTCTAGTGCTGCTGCGTCCTATGGTGATGAGACCCGCCTGCTGCCGAGATACAGTGACCCAGGCTATGGGGATGCGATTTTGCGTCTGATTGACGAAGTCGAGCCGAGGCTCTTCTTGTCGGCGAACGACTACGAGCTGATGCAACTCCATGTGAACACGGGAATCGCGGATTCTCTTCGTGACCGCGGCGTTTTCGTTCCCGGAGTGTCTGCCGCATGGCAGGTCGGCTGCGCCGACAAACTCCGGATGGCGCAGATGCTCGAGGGAGTTGACGTCCCGACGCCGAAGACGGTGATGGGCAGCGATCTGGACAGCCTTCTCGCAGATGCGGGAGAGCGCGACGAATTCGTGGTGAAACACCGTTTCGGCAGTCGTTCCTCCGGTTTGGCGGTGGTGGCCCGAGGCGAGGTCGATGAAGCTGTGGCGAATTCTGCAAAGAGTGTTCCACCACGTGCCGATCGTACAGACCCTCGGGACGATGTCATCGTCCAGCCAAGGATGCCGGGCAGCGAATACGGTGTCGACATCGTCTCCAGCCTGCTGGATCCGGGCCCACTCACCGGGGTGTTCGCGCGCCGCAAGCTGCGGATGCGCGCCGGCGAGACAGACAAGGCGGTCACAGTTGACCCCGGGCCTTTCCGAGAAGCCTCGGGAAAGATCTCTCGTTCGGCCGGGCTGTCCGGACTCATCGATGTCGACATGTTCCTTGACGATCAAGGACGGGCCTCGGTGATCGACATCAATCCTCGATTCGGCGGCGGATACCCGTTCGTACATCTGGCAGGTGCTGATGTTCCGCTCTACTACACGGGCCAGATCTTCGGAATCCCGGTTGACGAGGGGTGGAATCAGTATGAGGCGGGCGTCGTGTCTGCGAAGTATCAGGAAACTCGCGTGACGGCTCGCGGGTCCCGGGAGGGCAACGACTCATCCACCTCAGTTGAACACACATAG